One Halobaculum roseum DNA segment encodes these proteins:
- a CDS encoding DUF7310 family coiled-coil domain-containing protein, producing the protein MSRDIPSGSPPDDEHPTDADGDSVPGRAAVDDLRTRLAAVERACSGDPDAGPADLADAAEATAELQNASERIDELEDRVAELESATQALRGYVGSIRAVNERVERRADRALAAARAGSPRERSTSERPAGGLPGGKTTTEGPRANAGEHHPDDAGGGDVFVAGDGGVASGIDGDGVSGADRSPVHEGSDRGCAPCDDDAAPLVERLRDVL; encoded by the coding sequence ATGTCGCGCGATATTCCGAGCGGATCCCCGCCGGACGACGAGCATCCGACGGACGCCGACGGCGACTCCGTCCCAGGGAGAGCCGCCGTCGACGACCTCCGAACCAGGCTCGCGGCCGTCGAGCGCGCGTGCTCCGGCGACCCGGACGCCGGTCCGGCAGACCTCGCGGACGCCGCCGAGGCCACCGCGGAGCTGCAGAATGCGTCGGAGCGGATCGACGAACTGGAGGACCGCGTCGCCGAACTCGAATCGGCGACCCAGGCCCTCCGGGGCTACGTCGGGTCGATACGCGCGGTGAACGAGCGCGTCGAACGACGCGCCGACCGGGCGCTCGCGGCGGCACGCGCGGGGTCGCCCCGGGAACGATCCACGTCGGAACGACCGGCCGGGGGGCTACCGGGCGGAAAGACGACAACCGAGGGTCCACGGGCGAACGCGGGGGAGCACCACCCGGACGATGCCGGGGGAGGTGACGTGTTCGTCGCCGGCGACGGGGGCGTTGCGTCCGGCATCGACGGGGACGGGGTGTCCGGCGCCGACAGGAGCCCCGTCCACGAGGGATCGGATCGCGGATGCGCCCCCTGTGACGACGACGCGGCGCCGTTAGTCGAGCGACTGCGCGACGTGCTGTGA
- a CDS encoding basic amino acid ABC transporter substrate-binding protein, which translates to MDRRTYLKSAGAAGAGLALTGCLGGGDSETITIGSDIPYRPFEYETTDGELTGFDVDIAQAVFTDQLGYEHEFVQTSFDTIIGSLNNGNFRVIMSAMTINDERDEEVDFSDPYFTAYQTIVVREDSDITAQEDMRGVRVGVQRGTTGEGAAVELQEEFDGDLDINRYDQIPDAFSALLNGQIDAVINDNTVSAEFVNGEGEGEVRFVEGEGAAAESDQEAPPYLTLTVENYGIAFREDDDEFREEVNGALETIRENGTYDEIYSEYFAG; encoded by the coding sequence ATGGACAGACGCACGTACCTGAAGTCCGCCGGCGCCGCGGGCGCCGGACTGGCGCTCACCGGCTGCCTCGGCGGCGGCGACAGCGAGACGATCACCATCGGGTCGGACATCCCGTACCGGCCGTTCGAGTACGAGACGACCGACGGGGAGCTGACCGGCTTCGACGTGGACATCGCACAGGCGGTGTTCACCGACCAGCTCGGCTACGAACACGAGTTCGTCCAGACGTCGTTCGACACGATCATCGGCTCGCTCAACAACGGGAACTTCCGGGTGATCATGTCCGCGATGACGATCAACGACGAACGCGATGAGGAGGTCGACTTCTCGGACCCGTACTTCACGGCCTACCAGACGATCGTCGTGCGCGAGGACTCCGACATCACCGCACAGGAGGACATGCGCGGCGTTCGCGTCGGCGTCCAGCGCGGAACGACCGGCGAGGGCGCGGCCGTGGAGCTGCAGGAGGAATTCGACGGCGACCTCGACATCAACCGCTACGACCAGATCCCCGACGCCTTCAGCGCCCTGCTGAACGGTCAGATCGACGCCGTCATCAACGACAACACCGTCAGCGCGGAGTTCGTCAACGGCGAGGGCGAGGGCGAGGTCCGCTTCGTCGAGGGCGAGGGCGCGGCCGCCGAGTCCGACCAGGAGGCGCCGCCGTACCTCACGCTCACCGTCGAGAACTACGGCATCGCCTTCCGCGAGGACGACGACGAGTTCCGCGAGGAGGTCAACGGCGCGCTCGAGACGATCCGCGAGAACGGCACGTACGACGAGATCTACAGCGAGTACTTCGCCGGGTAA
- a CDS encoding COX15/CtaA family protein produces the protein MSRGPDWLSYRRYAAFTTGMALTLISLGIYTAATGSGLACAQQWPLCDGGVLPQSIPSFIEWFHRLWAMITGFLILGAAVWAWRSRGSVSTRGRFAVTLATVLTPMQAIFGAVTVTLNGALPGGYSAPVHAAHFLTGFSIFALLSYATLLAYDGRFSRDALARGRLAVGAGLVGLLVAWVLARIDPVSSYSPVEQAGFFAVSLAAFASLLAATRWLGELDELIPRAATGAAAVLLFVGMVLGRDLVVYSAGVRFVNWLVLATAVALTAGAAWALRGVEPDVSEPAYGSTDD, from the coding sequence ATGTCACGCGGACCCGACTGGCTCAGCTACCGTCGGTACGCGGCGTTCACGACCGGGATGGCGCTGACGCTCATCTCGCTCGGGATCTACACCGCCGCGACCGGCTCCGGACTCGCGTGTGCCCAACAGTGGCCGCTGTGCGACGGGGGCGTGCTCCCGCAGTCGATCCCGTCGTTCATCGAGTGGTTCCACCGGCTGTGGGCGATGATCACCGGGTTCCTGATCCTCGGTGCGGCGGTGTGGGCGTGGCGTTCACGGGGATCCGTGTCGACCCGCGGTCGGTTCGCGGTTACCCTCGCGACGGTGCTCACGCCGATGCAGGCGATCTTCGGCGCCGTCACCGTGACACTCAACGGGGCGCTGCCGGGCGGCTACTCCGCGCCGGTGCACGCGGCGCACTTCCTCACAGGCTTCTCGATCTTCGCGCTGCTGTCGTACGCGACGTTGCTCGCGTACGACGGACGGTTCTCCCGCGACGCGCTCGCACGCGGTCGCCTCGCCGTCGGCGCCGGGCTGGTCGGGCTGCTCGTCGCGTGGGTGCTCGCGCGGATCGACCCGGTCTCGTCGTATTCCCCGGTCGAACAGGCGGGCTTCTTCGCCGTGTCGCTGGCGGCGTTCGCGTCGCTGCTGGCGGCGACGCGCTGGCTCGGCGAACTGGACGAACTGATCCCGCGGGCCGCGACCGGCGCCGCGGCGGTGCTGCTGTTCGTCGGGATGGTGCTCGGTCGCGACCTCGTCGTGTACTCGGCCGGCGTGCGGTTCGTGAACTGGCTCGTGCTCGCGACCGCAGTGGCGCTGACCGCGGGCGCGGCGTGGGCGCTGCGCGGCGTCGAGCCCGATGTCTCGGAGCCGGCCTACGGATCGACCGACGACTGA
- a CDS encoding amino acid ABC transporter permease translates to MATDTERVGERDRGVLEQLNDRTFRRIGVIGTSVFALGVVAFIGYILFARVDYGLLVNIIYPQFTFAFLRVIGIVVISSVLSVMAGVVVGLARVSRTRLTSSIAKSYIEFFRGTPLLFQLFVIYLGVPQLWPPGQFPIDQFNYYAAVIGLTLNHAAYVGEALRGGIESIPDGQMEAARSLGMSYIQSMREVILPQAWRNSLAAIGNDQVILVKDTSLLTVIAIPELLSAFRQVNSATFDAWTPIVLVAITYLMITVPLGKVIRTLEDRADPATHGGDD, encoded by the coding sequence ATGGCGACCGACACCGAGCGCGTCGGCGAGCGTGACCGCGGCGTCCTCGAACAGCTGAACGACCGGACCTTCCGTCGGATCGGCGTGATCGGGACCTCGGTGTTCGCGCTCGGGGTCGTGGCGTTCATCGGCTACATCCTGTTCGCCCGGGTCGACTACGGCCTGCTGGTGAACATCATCTACCCGCAGTTCACCTTCGCGTTCCTGCGCGTGATCGGGATCGTGGTGATCTCCAGCGTGCTCTCGGTGATGGCGGGCGTCGTGGTCGGCCTCGCGAGGGTCTCGCGGACACGCCTCACGAGTTCGATCGCCAAGAGCTACATCGAGTTCTTCCGGGGGACGCCGCTGTTGTTCCAGCTGTTCGTCATCTACCTCGGCGTGCCGCAGCTGTGGCCGCCGGGGCAGTTCCCCATCGACCAGTTCAACTACTACGCCGCGGTCATCGGCCTGACGCTCAATCACGCCGCGTACGTCGGCGAGGCGCTCCGTGGCGGCATCGAGTCGATCCCGGACGGCCAGATGGAGGCCGCCCGCTCGCTCGGGATGAGCTACATCCAGTCGATGCGGGAGGTCATCCTCCCGCAGGCGTGGCGCAACTCGCTGGCCGCCATCGGCAACGACCAGGTGATCCTCGTGAAGGACACCTCGCTGCTGACGGTGATCGCGATCCCGGAGCTGCTCTCGGCGTTCCGGCAGGTCAACTCCGCGACGTTCGACGCGTGGACGCCGATCGTCCTCGTCGCGATCACGTACCTCATGATCACGGTTCCGCTCGGGAAGGTGATCCGGACGCTGGAGGACCGCGCCGACCCGGCGACCCACGGAGGTGACGACTGA
- a CDS encoding tubulin/FtsZ family protein produces the protein MKTVLIGVGQAGGKVTSSLVEFDHDMGFESVRGALAVNTAEADLQPLSIDTVLVGQDRVKGHGVGGDNELGAEVMQSDIGEVLSALDGRITAEAEAIVVVAGLGGGTGSGGAPVLAKELSRVYEIPVYGLGILPGRGEGAMYQVNAGRSLKTLAREADATILIDNDAWHSSGESLEEGFDSINRSIARRVGLLFASGEAVEGVGESVVDSSEVINTLRSGGVAALGYASAEADDDADTNVNVVTSVTRNALLTGTSLPNATKADAALLVVAGKPERISRKGVERARKWLEEETGSMQVRGGDFPIDSERLASLVLLGGVERSERLEEFMRQAKEAREEAQRQEQDREETDKLFQNDDLDSLL, from the coding sequence ATGAAAACGGTCCTCATCGGCGTCGGCCAGGCCGGCGGCAAGGTCACCTCCTCGCTGGTCGAGTTCGACCACGACATGGGATTCGAGTCCGTTCGGGGGGCGCTCGCGGTCAACACCGCGGAGGCGGACCTGCAGCCGCTGTCGATCGATACGGTCCTCGTGGGACAGGACCGCGTGAAGGGACACGGCGTGGGCGGCGACAACGAGCTGGGGGCGGAGGTGATGCAGTCGGACATCGGCGAGGTGCTGTCGGCGCTCGACGGCCGGATCACCGCCGAGGCGGAGGCGATCGTCGTCGTCGCGGGGTTGGGCGGCGGCACGGGCTCGGGCGGCGCCCCGGTGCTCGCGAAGGAGCTGAGTCGCGTGTACGAGATCCCGGTGTACGGGCTCGGGATCCTCCCCGGACGCGGCGAGGGCGCGATGTACCAGGTGAACGCCGGCCGGTCGCTGAAGACGCTGGCCCGCGAGGCCGACGCGACGATCCTCATCGACAACGACGCGTGGCACTCCTCGGGGGAGAGCCTGGAGGAGGGGTTCGACAGCATCAACAGGTCCATCGCCCGCCGAGTGGGGCTGCTGTTCGCCTCCGGCGAGGCCGTCGAGGGCGTCGGCGAGTCCGTCGTCGACTCCAGCGAGGTGATCAACACGCTCCGGTCGGGCGGGGTCGCGGCGCTCGGCTACGCCAGCGCCGAGGCCGACGACGACGCCGACACGAACGTCAACGTCGTCACGAGCGTTACCCGTAACGCCCTCCTCACCGGGACGAGCCTGCCGAACGCGACGAAGGCCGACGCCGCGTTGCTCGTCGTCGCCGGCAAGCCCGAGCGCATCTCCCGCAAGGGCGTCGAGCGCGCCCGCAAGTGGCTCGAGGAGGAGACCGGCTCGATGCAGGTCCGCGGCGGCGACTTCCCGATCGACTCCGAACGGCTCGCGTCGCTGGTGCTGTTGGGCGGCGTCGAGCGCTCCGAACGGCTGGAGGAGTTCATGCGGCAGGCGAAGGAGGCCCGCGAGGAGGCACAGCGACAGGAACAGGACCGCGAGGAGACCGACAAGCTGTTCCAGAACGACGACCTCGATAGTTTGTTGTGA